One part of the Candidatus Desulfatibia profunda genome encodes these proteins:
- a CDS encoding acetyl-CoA C-acyltransferase — protein MREAVIVSAVRTPIGNFNGSLSNIGATKLGAVVIEAAVQKAGIQKDVVNEVIMGMVLPCGYGQNPARQAAVLANMPFEVECITMNKVCGSALKAVM, from the coding sequence ATGCGAGAAGCAGTTATCGTCAGTGCGGTGCGGACACCGATTGGGAATTTCAACGGTTCACTGAGCAATATCGGAGCGACCAAGCTGGGCGCTGTCGTCATTGAAGCCGCCGTTCAGAAAGCCGGAATACAGAAGGATGTGGTGAATGAAGTTATTATGGGCATGGTGCTGCCCTGCGGCTACGGCCAGAATCCGGCCAGACAGGCTGCCGTTCTGGCGAATATGCCCTTTGAAGTGGAATGCATCACGATGAATAAAGTTTGCGGTTCAGCCTTAAAGGCCGTGATG